The Deltaproteobacteria bacterium genomic interval CGCCCGCCAATGCCCCGGTCCGGCCCGCTCCTCGGCGCGCATCAGTCGATCGCGGGCGGGCTCCATCGCGCCCTCGAGCGCGGGCGAGCGCTCGGCTGCCAGGCGGTGCAGATCTTCACGCGCTCGGCGCGCCAGTGGGCGCTGCGCCCGCTCGCCGAGGACGAGGTGCGCGCGTTCGCCGCCGCGCGCGCGGCGACCGGCATCCGGGCGCTGCTCGCGCATGACTCCTACCTGCCCAACCCGGCGGCGCCGGTCGAGTCGCTGCGGGAGCGCTCGGTGCGCGAGCTGATCGCCGAGCTCGAGCGCTGCGAGCGCCTCGGCATCCCGTACCTGGTCGCGCACCCGGGCGCGCACTGCGGCGCGGGCGAGGACGCGGGCCTGCGCACCGCGGCGCGCTCGCTCGGCGAGGTGCTCGAGGCGTGCCGCGGCTGCACCGCCACCATCGCGCTCGAGAACACGGCCGGTCAGGGAACGCAGATCGGCTGGCGGTTCGAGCAGCTCGGGCGGCTCTGCGCCGAGGCGCGCGGGGGCGAGCGGCTGCGCGTCTGCCTCGACACGGAGCACGCCTTCGCCGCGGGCTACGACCTCCGCTCAGCCGCCGGATACGCGGCCGCGCTCGCCGAGCTCGACGCCAACCTGGGCATCGACCGGATCGTCGCGTTCCACCTGAACGACGCGAAGTGCGCGCTCGGCGGGCGGCTCGATCGCCACGAGCACATCGGTCGGGGCGCCCTCGGTCTCGGCGCCTTCCGCCGGCTGCTGCGCGACCGGCGCTTCCGCGGCCTGCCCATGTGCATCGAGACGCCGAAGGGCGCCGACCTGGCCGAGGACCGGCTGAACCTCGCCGTGCTGAGACGGCTGGCATGAGGCGGACGGCGCTCGGCCTCCTCGTGCTCGGGGCCGCATGCTCCCGCCAGGCGCCCCCGCCGCCGGCCTCGGCCCCGCCCGAGCCGCCGCGGCCGGGCGCGACGGTGACGCTCCGCTGGACGGCGCCCGTCGACCTGGACCTCTACGTGACGGATCCGGCCTTCGAGACCGTCTATTTCGCGAACCCGCGCACGGCGAGCGGCGGGGTCCTCGAGCGCGACGCCCGCTGCGCCGGGCGGCAGGCCGGCGAGCAGCTCGAGCGCGCCCGGTGGACGAACCCGCCTCCCGGGCGGTACCGTGTGGGCGTGGATTTCCTCGAGACGTGCGGCGCCGGCGCCTCCGACGAAGTGCCGTACTCGCTGCTCGTCGACGTGGACGGCGTCCGCCAGGAGATGACGGGACGCGCCCGCCGGGCCGAGCGGCAGCCCCTCGTGCTCGAGTTCCGCGTGGCCGCCCCGGCGGCCGGGGAGGTGCGATGATGAACCGCGCCCTGCTCCTCGTCTGCCTCGTCCCGCTCCTCGCGCGCGCCGAGCCGCCCGCCCCGCTCGCGGGCCGCGTCACCGACGCCGCGGGCCGGCCGGTCGTGGGCGCGCTCGTCACCGCGCGCCACCTGGAACTCGCGCGCGAGACGACGGTCTACGCCGACGGCGACGGCCGCTGGACGACGCCGCCGCTCGAGCCGGGCCGCTACCACCTGCGCGCGCGCCGGCCCGGCTTCCGCGACCGGACGGAGGTGGTGGAGCTCGCCGGCGCGACGCCCGGGAACAAGGTGCTGGTCCTCGAGCGCGAGACCGACCCGCGCGAGCTCGCCTGGCAGCTGCCGGCGAATCGGTGGCTCGCCCTCGCGGTCGCCCACCTCCCCGACGACGCGGCGCGCGAGGAGTTCCTCCGCCAGTG includes:
- a CDS encoding deoxyribonuclease IV yields the protein MPRSGPLLGAHQSIAGGLHRALERGRALGCQAVQIFTRSARQWALRPLAEDEVRAFAAARAATGIRALLAHDSYLPNPAAPVESLRERSVRELIAELERCERLGIPYLVAHPGAHCGAGEDAGLRTAARSLGEVLEACRGCTATIALENTAGQGTQIGWRFEQLGRLCAEARGGERLRVCLDTEHAFAAGYDLRSAAGYAAALAELDANLGIDRIVAFHLNDAKCALGGRLDRHEHIGRGALGLGAFRRLLRDRRFRGLPMCIETPKGADLAEDRLNLAVLRRLA